A single Bacillus sp. HMF5848 DNA region contains:
- a CDS encoding transposase → MKYNNNYSRFRMKGLSKNTIDFSLLCAAHNLRKWHKISNQIKDKEVI, encoded by the coding sequence CTGAAATATAACAATAATTATTCACGTTTTCGAATGAAAGGCCTGTCAAAAAATACAATAGATTTTAGCCTGCTTTGTGCTGCACACAATTTGAGAAAATGGCACAAAATATCTAACCAAATAAAGGATAAAGAAGTGATATAG